From Nitrospirota bacterium, the proteins below share one genomic window:
- a CDS encoding DMT family protein: protein MTILVKTAGLLVLSNIFMTFAWYGHLKNMNNKAWYIAALVSWSIALFEYLLQVPANRIGATSLSLPQLKILQEVITLSVFVPFVVLYMDQPLKLDYLWAGICLMGAVYFIFRT, encoded by the coding sequence ATGACGATACTTGTTAAGACAGCAGGTCTTTTGGTGCTTTCTAACATTTTCATGACGTTTGCGTGGTACGGCCACCTGAAAAACATGAACAATAAGGCCTGGTATATTGCTGCTTTAGTGAGTTGGAGCATTGCACTTTTTGAATACCTGCTGCAGGTTCCGGCAAACAGGATCGGCGCAACTTCCCTGAGCCTTCCCCAGCTGAAGATCCTTCAGGAGGTGATAACCCTTTCGGTCTTTGTGCCGTTTGTGGTCCTGTACATGGACCAGCCGCTCAAGCTCGATTACCTCTGGGCCGGCATCTGCCTCATGGGCGCGGTCTATTTCATATTCAGAACATAG
- a CDS encoding ORF6N domain-containing protein, translated as MKELIPVEIIERKIYLIRGEKVMLDSDLAALYEVETSNLNKAVKRNIDRFPEDFMFQLSKEEADSLRFQIGMSKTEGRGGRRYLPFVFTEQGVAMLSTVLNSDRAVKVNIEIMRTFVRLRQMLSTHKDLARKLVDMEKKYDSQFKVVFDAIRQLMAPPISKKGKIGFRREKDK; from the coding sequence ATGAAAGAACTTATTCCTGTTGAGATAATCGAGAGAAAAATCTATCTGATCCGTGGCGAAAAAGTAATGCTGGACAGTGACCTTGCGGCGCTTTACGAGGTGGAGACTTCTAATCTGAACAAGGCTGTTAAAAGGAATATTGATCGCTTCCCGGAGGATTTTATGTTCCAGCTCAGCAAGGAAGAGGCTGACTCTTTGAGATTCCAAATTGGAATGTCAAAAACAGAAGGGCGTGGCGGACGGCGTTATCTGCCCTTTGTCTTTACCGAGCAAGGCGTAGCGATGCTCTCCACCGTCCTCAATAGTGATCGGGCGGTCAAGGTCAATATCGAGATAATGCGGACATTTGTCAGACTCCGGCAGATGCTTTCGACCCATAAAGACCTCGCCCGGAAACTCGTCGACATGGAAAAGAAATATGACTCACAGTTCAAGGTAGTCTTTGATGCGATAAGGCAATTAATGGCTCCGCCTATATCCAAGAAGGGCAAGATTGGATTCAGGCGGGAGAAGGATAAATGA
- a CDS encoding HNH endonuclease, producing the protein MNKKKITEKNIKLLWGRSGNKCAVCQAAITDEGKGGDPYPVGVMAHIEGENPGIEGKSSSSARYNPEMPEPERADYANLILVCPTCHTKIDNDVQEYTVDKLIGIKKDHEKWVDESRRVAMPEITFAELEVIVKYLVAVPISDSNITVIPPHEKIKRNNLSSEVGNLITTGMIQKKQVEKYLNENPDYRFSERLRAGFVNKYRGLKSDGLEGDALFYALLEFASNNSSDFKLQSAGLSVLTHFFEICEVFEQ; encoded by the coding sequence ATGAACAAGAAAAAGATTACAGAAAAAAACATAAAATTGTTATGGGGCAGAAGCGGAAATAAATGCGCCGTTTGTCAGGCTGCCATCACTGACGAAGGGAAGGGAGGAGACCCATACCCTGTTGGTGTGATGGCTCATATTGAGGGAGAAAATCCTGGTATCGAAGGTAAAAGCTCAAGCTCGGCGCGCTATAATCCTGAAATGCCGGAACCAGAGAGGGCCGATTATGCGAACCTCATTCTGGTCTGTCCGACATGCCACACGAAGATTGACAATGATGTTCAGGAATACACCGTAGATAAATTAATAGGCATCAAAAAGGATCATGAGAAATGGGTTGATGAGTCAAGAAGGGTTGCTATGCCGGAGATAACCTTTGCTGAACTTGAAGTCATCGTAAAATATCTTGTAGCGGTTCCAATATCCGACAGCAATATAACTGTTATTCCGCCACATGAAAAAATAAAAAGAAATAACTTGTCCTCAGAAGTAGGCAACCTAATAACCACTGGTATGATTCAGAAAAAACAGGTTGAAAAATATTTAAATGAAAATCCTGACTACCGATTTTCGGAGCGGTTGAGAGCGGGGTTTGTGAACAAGTATAGAGGATTAAAGAGCGACGGCCTGGAGGGTGATGCATTGTTTTATGCCTTGCTTGAGTTTGCATCTAATAATTCTTCGGATTTTAAACTGCAATCAGCAGGACTTTCGGTATTGACTCATTTTTTTGAAATCTGCGAGGTTTTCGAGCAATGA